Genomic segment of Myxococcus stipitatus:
CCAGCCGCCGCGTGGCCCTCACCGCCGCGGGGGCGCAGCTGCTGGAGGACGCCCGCTCGCTGCTCTCCCGCCGCGCGGACGTGGTCCACGCCGTCCAGCGGGCCGCGAGCGGACAGGCGGGCACGCTGCGCGTGGGCTTCGCGGCGTCCTCGGCCTTCGGCGTGCTGCCCGACATCGTGCTCCGCTTCCGCACCCGCTTCCCCGAGGTGAAGCTGGAGCTGGATGACAGCGAGTCGCTCGACGTGCGCACCGCGCTCACCACCGGCGCCCTGGACGTGGCCATCATCCGCGCGCCCTTCCGCCACGAGGGCCTCATCGTCGAGCGGCTGCTGCGAGAGCGCTTCGTGCTCGCGCTCCCCGCGCGACATCCTCGGGCACGGCAGAAGGTCGTGGCGCTGTCCTCGCTCGCCCACGAGCCCTTCGTCCTCTTCCCCCGCCACTCCGCGCCCGGGCTGCACGACACGGTGACGAGCATGTGCCTGGCCGCGGGCTTCTCACCCCACATCCGACAGGAGGCCCGCTCGTGGCCTTCCGTGGTGGGCATGGTGGAGGCGGGGCTGGGCGTCACCATCGCCCCCGCGTCCTCACAGGCGCTGCGGCCTCGAGGGGTCGTGTTCCGTCCGCTCAGCGGCGCACCCGCCCACGCGGAGCTGGCGGTGGCCTTCCTGGGCCCCCAGCCCTCTCCCGCCGTGCAGCACTTCCGCGCCCTCGCTCACGAAGCCGTCTCCCGCTCCGGCAAGAACACGTCCGAGTGAGACCTCCGGTGGGCGGCGGCATCACCGCCCACCTGTCCTGCTCACGGGCGCGCCAGCCTCACGTCCCTGGCGCGCGGGACTCCTCAGCGCTCGACGCGGCGGCTCCGGCGAGGACGCGATGGCGCGAGCGGCTCCGTGTCGTTGGCGGCCGCCTGTGTCACCCCCAGGCTGAACCAGAAGGGGCACAGCAGTGGAGGCAAGCCTCCAGTCTCCAACGGGAGCCTCACCACGCGAGGTCCCTTCCAAGCCGGACTCGCTTCCGTGCTTCGCTTGCGTCGACTGGCTCGGAGCGCCATCAGTGCCTCCGCTCGTGTCGCGAGCACGAGCCCTCCTGGGTGCTGACGCGTGGGCACGAGCCTGCGACTCGGGGAGCCACCGCGAGGCGGCGTGCTCCCGATGCATCCCTCATGGGTGTCGGCATGCGCGCTCAACTAGCGAGTTGACAGTTTCCTGTCAATTGAAACACCCGAGAAAACACCGAACACGCGTTCAGCGCACCCCTGCCTCCATCCGTCGCCTCCATGCGGCGGGTGTCACACCATGGACGCGACGGAAGAGACGGATGAAGTGCGTCACATCCGCGTACCCCACGCGCTCCGCGACGATGTCGACACGCTCGTCCGTGTGGCGCAGACGGCTGCGCGCCTCGGCCATCCGACACTCGAGAATCCACTCTCCCACCGAGCGGCCCGTCTCCTGTCGCACCACCTGCGCGACATGCGGCGCGGAGCGGCCCAGCTCCCGCGCCACCTTCGCGAGCGACAGCGGCTCCAGACAGTGGGTCTCGATGTACGACAGCGCGCGGCGGCTCAGCCCCACCGAGGCGGGCTCCACCGCGGCCTCCGGAGAGCTCATCCGCTCCAGCTCGATGAGCACCAGCCGGAGCAGGGCCAGGCTCGCCTCGTCACTGCCCCGCTCGCTCCTCGCCTGCTCCTCTTCCATCAGCCGCATCCAGCGCAGCAGGCGCCGACGCTGAGCGAGCGTCGGACGGAGCACGGGGTGACATCCGCCCCGGACGCGCAGCAGGGGCCGCAGCCGCGCCTCGCGCTCCTCCGGGTCGTCCGACAGCGCCTCCAGGTAGAAGCCCAGCCCCAGCGCCTGGGCATCCGAGTGCTCCCGCCCATGCGCATCCCCAGGCGGGATGAGGTGCACGTCTCCCGCGCGCAGCACCAGCTCTCCCGCGTGCCGCACGTGGGACTCGCCCTTGAGCACCAGCACCACCGCGGCGTAGGAGTGCACGACGGCGTGACGCGGGACTCGCAGCGAGCCCTGCGACAGCGGGCCAATCCACGTGAGCCGCCGCTTCTCCTCGAAGTCGCGCCGGAGCGCGGAGTCCCAGTGGGCGTGGGTGTGAGCGGGCGGTGAGGCTGGCGACATGGTGGGCCCTTCGTAGCGGGCGGTGGAGTCGGGCTCAACCTCGCGTCACTTCGCGGGGCCCGCGCCCACCGCCTCCATGTTGAGCAGGTGGTTCATCCGATAGGCGGCCTGGGCTCCCGCGGCGGCGGACAACAGCGCGCCCTGCAGACGGGTGGTGAGGTCTCCCGCCGCGTAGACGCCGGGAAGGGAGGTCTCCAGGGTGGCATCCACCTTCACGAAGCCCGTCTCATCCAGCGCGAGCCCCAGGTCCCTCACCAGCGGAACCTGGCGCTGCGGCGGGTGCACCACCAGGACATCCTGCGGCACCCGAGTCCCATCCTCGAGTTCCACGGCCTCCAGCCCCTTCGCGTCCGCCGAGAGCACCAGCCGCTGGACGCGGCCCTCCACGATGCGCACCTCCGCGCGGACCAGCCGCTCGCGCTGCTCGGCCGAGAGCTGGAAGCCGCCCTGGGTGTAGAGCGTGATGTTCGAGGACCAGCCCTTCAGGAAGAGGGCGAAGTCGACGTAGAGGCTCGCGTCCGCGTTGGCGAGCAAGCCCCAGGCGCGGTCCCGGACCTCCCACCCGTGGCAGTAGGGACACTGGAAGACCGCGTGCCCCCAGAGCTCGCGGTAGCCCGGCACCTCGGGGACCTCATCCACCAGGCCGGTGGCCAGGAGCACGCGGCGCGCCTCCACCTTCACGCCGTCCTCCAGCGTCACGTGGAAGCGCGAGCCCGCACGCTGGATGCTCGCCACGCGCACGTCGCGCAGGTCGACGTCGTAGGGGCGGAGCTGCTCGCGGCCGATGGCCCGGAACTCCGAGGGCGGCATCCCATCCCGGGTGACGAAGCCCTGCATGTGCTCCGCCCTCGCGTTGCGCGGCGTGCCCGCGTCGCAGAGCAGCACGCGCTTGCGCCCACGCCCCAGCACCAGCGCGGCGCTCAAGCCCGCGGGGCCGCCCCCGACAATCACCACGTCCTTCTCGAGAAGATTGCTCATGCGAGAAGAACTAAGGGGTTGGGCTCCCGCCCGGGAGAGCGCCCCTTCAGGCCGAATCGGCGCATCGGCGGATGCACGCCCTTCCCCACCTCCAGGCAGCCGAGGGCTCTCGCACGGCGGACGACCTCCCGCCCACTGCTGAACAGCGGGGGCACCGCTCTCACCTGGAGCGGACACTCCCCACATCTCCCCAGACGGGGACTGTTCACCCAGCCACGGGGGTCGGCTTCACGAATGGACAGGAGGATTCCTACACTCCGGGCCGGAAGCCCATGGGCCGGCGGGGCTCCCAACCCGGGAGGTATGCGATGCGATGCACGCATCTCGCATGGACAGTCCTGCTCGCTTGCGTGACGGCGGGCTGCTCCCCTCCAGCCGCCGCTCCATGGGACGGGCAGTACATCGCGCTCGAGGAGAGGGGCGACTGGACGGACACCGGCCCCTTGTCCGCCTGCCGGGTGCTCGAGGAGGGCGCGGAGTGTGGGAGCATCGACTCCTTCGACTTGTCGGCGTGCAAGCTCCGCTCGCTGGAGGGACTGGAGCGGCAGGGCGTGTACCGCAGCGAGCTGCGCTTCGATGCCCGAGGGACGCAGGGCGTGCGCATGGCGACCCGCGGCGGAGGCTTCAAGCTGAACACGCGGGGCATCCCCGAGCAGGTCCAGGGGACGCAGGCCATCGCGGGCGTCTGGGACGCGCGGATGCTCCTCATCTCCAGCTACTCACAGGACGAGGGCCTCTTCACCTTCGCGGGCTGCAACGCGGTGAATCCGCGCTCGCTGACGGGGTGCTTCTCTCGCTGTCGACAGGGCGTGCTGGTGGAGTCCGGGACGTTCCGCGCCGAGCGCGTGGCCCGCTTCAAGGGCGAGCACGAGGTCTCCGGCGGGATGAAGCTGGTCGCCGAGAGCCCGGTGGAGCTGGGCATGCCCGTGGACCTCCAGGTCCTCGGGGACTGGGCCTACGTCGTCTCGCAGGACAGCGCGGTGCGAGGCCCGGGGGGACTCACGGTCTTCGACATCCATGAGCCCTCCGCGCCCGTGCAGGTGGCGCGGATGAAGCTCGCGGGGGACTCCGACTGGCGCGGGGCGACGGCGCGGAGCGGCGTGCTCTATGTCGCGAGCGCGAAGTCGGGCGTGGTGCTGTTCGACATCTCGCGGCCGGAGGCGCCTGTGTTCCTGCGGCGGGCGTTGGACAAGTCCGTGGGCGTGGGGATGGTGAGCGTGGATGGGGACCGGCTCTACGCGGTGGGCCTGGACGCCAAGGCCGGCACGATGATGTTCGACATCTCCAAGCCCGCGGAGCCCCAGCTGCTCCAACACATTGTCTCCGGTGCTCGTTTGATGGACGAGCCCTCCTCCTCGCAAGGGCCCGTGAGCTACCAGGGCCGCCTGTATGTGAATCACCGGGGCGAGGGGTTGCAGGTCGTCGACACGTACACGGAGCCAGGGGTCCGGGTGCTGGGGCGCTACACGTACCCGCACGCCAACAGCCGCGCGAGCGCGGTGGGCACCTTCGCCGGGCGCATCGTCGCGTTCGAGAGCAGCCTGGGCGTGGGGGCGCGGCTGCGCGTGCTGGACGTCAGCGAGCCCCACCACATCGTGAAGATTGGGGAGTACGGCCTGCGCGCCGTCGTGTCACCGCGCGCGATGGAGCTGCGCGGCTCGCGGCTCTACCTGACGTACCACCAGGAGGGGCTGCGGGTGCTGGACGTCGACAACCCCACGCAGCCGCGCGAGGTGGCGTACTTCAACAGCTTCCGCGAGACGGACCCGGGACGCGGGGACATGCTGGAGGAAGGCGCCACCGGCCTCCAGGTGCCCGGGGATGGCCATGTCTACATCGTGGACACGGCCCGAGGCCTCATCGTGCTCACGGAGCCACCGCCGCCGTGAGTCAGAGGCTCTGGAGGAAGGCCCTGAGCGGGTCGAAGGCGGGATGGGCTGGGTCGATGCCCTGTGGCTCTGTCAGTGACTGGTAGAACCTGAGCGGAGACGGGAGCATCGAGAGGTAGGCGCTGAGCCACCCCTTGTCCCTGAGCGCCTGGGTGGTTTGAGGCGCGCCCGCACAAGCCACGAACGTGTTCACGCACTGGGCCAGTTGCGGACTCCGGACCGCTTGCATGCAGAGCTTCTCGATGCTGCCGGTCTGCTGGCCGTCTGGCGCGATGAATACTCCCAGCTTTCGCGACTGCCCCACCCACGCGCCATGAACAGCTGGCGCGCCTGGGGGGCCTCCCAGAATCTGCAGGACTTGTTGGGCAAGGGCCTGAGCCTTGTTCGTGTCATCTTCCATGTCGAACAACACACCCACGCTGCGCGCATAACCGAAGCTCGGATCCATGGTCGCGAGCCTGGCGAGATTGGGAAGGTCTTCGCGCCCCTGGGCCTTCCAGGCCACCAATCCGGACCAGATGGTCGAACCCGCGACCGCCTCACTGAGCCGGAGTTCGTCTCCCCCCTCGACGAGCAACAAGCCAAATGGCTTCGTCGGGAAAGGCGGATTCGGGGTGCGGCTCATCCACGAATCTCCACGCCCATCCGAGAGGCAGCCTCGACCAGATTCCGGTCGTAAATCACGGCTTTCGTCTCTTGCTCCTGTTTGTCCAACCGAATGACTCGGAGCCCATCATCACCACGCACGGCGAACGCACGACATGCGGCCTCAACACATTCTTCGGAATGAGTCGTCGCGAAGATCTGAGCGTCCCGAGTAGACGACGCCTCCGCAATCCAACTCCATAGTGCCTCCATCGCACTGTGATGGAGCCCATTCTCAACTTCGTCGATGCAGAGCACGGGGTGCTCACGTGAAGAAAGAGCCACGGCGAGTTCAAAGCCTCGCTTCGCTCCTTCCCCCATCATGTTCAGAGGAAGCAGCCCATCATGCTTGAGTTCGATGAAGACCGCCGCGCGCTCTCCCGTGGGAGCCAACAACTCAATGCCCGAAACTCGGTCGTTGATGAGGCGCAAGAGCCCAACAACCCTATCCCCATGTCCTTGCTGCTTCAGCTTTGACAGAATCCTGAGATCTGCCGCCCTGATTGATGGGCTCGGAGCTATCCAGACCCAACCTTCGTTGTGCGACACCCTCGGTGGGAAATGGAGGCCAGTCCCATTGAAACTGATGGCGCGTTCCTCGACTGGAGTGCCAGCCATGGCAATGCTCCACTTCAGTTCCCACGTGTTGGGGGTCCCAAAAAGAGCTTCCGTTTCCGCATCAAACTCAATGGGAGAGTCCGATGATTTCGCCATCGTCAGCTTGACACGTGCCCCCCGCTTATCCGTTCCCTCGACGCCAAAGCCTCGCTCCGCGTCCATCCTCCGAAAAATAGGGAGCCAAAAATCATCGAAGTCCTTCATGTCCGCCTTTGGATGACGAGCAGACTGCCTCGCGGCCATCACCAGCCCTGCATCCTCCGGCATCCACAGCAACTCCAGCGCCTCCATCAGCGCCGTCTTGCCACTGTCGTTCCTCCCGATGATGAGGTTCACACGGCCCAGCCCCTCCACA
This window contains:
- a CDS encoding AraC family transcriptional regulator, which gives rise to MSPASPPAHTHAHWDSALRRDFEEKRRLTWIGPLSQGSLRVPRHAVVHSYAAVVLVLKGESHVRHAGELVLRAGDVHLIPPGDAHGREHSDAQALGLGFYLEALSDDPEEREARLRPLLRVRGGCHPVLRPTLAQRRRLLRWMRLMEEEQARSERGSDEASLALLRLVLIELERMSSPEAAVEPASVGLSRRALSYIETHCLEPLSLAKVARELGRSAPHVAQVVRQETGRSVGEWILECRMAEARSRLRHTDERVDIVAERVGYADVTHFIRLFRRVHGVTPAAWRRRMEAGVR
- a CDS encoding AAA family ATPase, which codes for MLTSATVENFRGIERLHVEGLGRVNLIIGRNDSGKTALMEALELLWMPEDAGLVMAARQSARHPKADMKDFDDFWLPIFRRMDAERGFGVEGTDKRGARVKLTMAKSSDSPIEFDAETEALFGTPNTWELKWSIAMAGTPVEERAISFNGTGLHFPPRVSHNEGWVWIAPSPSIRAADLRILSKLKQQGHGDRVVGLLRLINDRVSGIELLAPTGERAAVFIELKHDGLLPLNMMGEGAKRGFELAVALSSREHPVLCIDEVENGLHHSAMEALWSWIAEASSTRDAQIFATTHSEECVEAACRAFAVRGDDGLRVIRLDKQEQETKAVIYDRNLVEAASRMGVEIRG
- a CDS encoding DUF3226 domain-containing protein, which produces MSRTPNPPFPTKPFGLLLVEGGDELRLSEAVAGSTIWSGLVAWKAQGREDLPNLARLATMDPSFGYARSVGVLFDMEDDTNKAQALAQQVLQILGGPPGAPAVHGAWVGQSRKLGVFIAPDGQQTGSIEKLCMQAVRSPQLAQCVNTFVACAGAPQTTQALRDKGWLSAYLSMLPSPLRFYQSLTEPQGIDPAHPAFDPLRAFLQSL
- a CDS encoding NAD(P)/FAD-dependent oxidoreductase: MSNLLEKDVVIVGGGPAGLSAALVLGRGRKRVLLCDAGTPRNARAEHMQGFVTRDGMPPSEFRAIGREQLRPYDVDLRDVRVASIQRAGSRFHVTLEDGVKVEARRVLLATGLVDEVPEVPGYRELWGHAVFQCPYCHGWEVRDRAWGLLANADASLYVDFALFLKGWSSNITLYTQGGFQLSAEQRERLVRAEVRIVEGRVQRLVLSADAKGLEAVELEDGTRVPQDVLVVHPPQRQVPLVRDLGLALDETGFVKVDATLETSLPGVYAAGDLTTRLQGALLSAAAGAQAAYRMNHLLNMEAVGAGPAK
- a CDS encoding LysR family transcriptional regulator, giving the protein MEFRQLELFLAVAEELHFGRAAARVGMAQPPFSQRIRGLEAELGVQLLTRTSRRVALTAAGAQLLEDARSLLSRRADVVHAVQRAASGQAGTLRVGFAASSAFGVLPDIVLRFRTRFPEVKLELDDSESLDVRTALTTGALDVAIIRAPFRHEGLIVERLLRERFVLALPARHPRARQKVVALSSLAHEPFVLFPRHSAPGLHDTVTSMCLAAGFSPHIRQEARSWPSVVGMVEAGLGVTIAPASSQALRPRGVVFRPLSGAPAHAELAVAFLGPQPSPAVQHFRALAHEAVSRSGKNTSE